From Priestia aryabhattai, a single genomic window includes:
- a CDS encoding helix-turn-helix domain-containing protein — MGLGPRLKELRKQNKLTLKEVGDHLGMTGTAISCYENESRKPAPKIIQKLADLYNTTTDDLLGNDNESTSNIRHILNSNKLHWDGIPLNEDELQIVKGFLEYAFKDKEKELNEMNKEKNIVND; from the coding sequence AGAATAAATTGACGTTAAAAGAAGTTGGAGATCATTTAGGGATGACAGGAACAGCAATTAGTTGCTACGAGAATGAATCTCGTAAACCTGCGCCAAAAATTATCCAAAAACTGGCGGATTTGTATAATACAACTACTGATGATTTACTTGGTAATGATAATGAAAGCACATCCAACATTCGTCATATTTTAAATTCAAACAAACTTCATTGGGATGGGATTCCGTTAAATGAAGATGAACTTCAAATCGTAAAAGGTTTTCTCGAATATGCATTTAAAGATAAAGAAAAAGAATTAAACGAAATGAACAAAGAAAAGAACATTGTAAATGATTAA